The following proteins are co-located in the Apium graveolens cultivar Ventura chromosome 5, ASM990537v1, whole genome shotgun sequence genome:
- the LOC141724684 gene encoding uncharacterized protein LOC141724684 isoform X3, with translation MGAGRIQTFSQNNIALFCPNQAASSTDFRNMRKNNLGGVIFGCTDSTIKECLFKQLFGLPASHISYVNNIDPGLPLFLFNYSDRKLHGIFESASSGRMNINPYGWTADGLGRTLYPAQVQIYPRLQCQALHEDQFKPIIIDNYYSQTHFWFELDHAQTNKLMSLLSSLAIAPSTSLPQNVAKWRNLFHDMPLAHKEERNEVNENDTDIGFYQLYKSNADVLLPASDAVPSLSCVGQPSEPQFKKRTVPEDKKEYILMKLKEMTLARENLYSSLKQSVEDTAIVNDVSMEQSSILKEREMSRKKAVPVSSSCYSDVIHQLMKNLEELEAFKGGQIRRTEQLEHKLVEAQTEIQQLKQQCTTLECRLDHCIEPVKEGMVVFPTEPCLDIDELIFLVGGYDGKTYSSSLNAYLPSQNKMKFLTPMSVVRSLASVAMLSGELYAFGGGNGSEWYNTAESYNPADNKWIPRPSLTGRPKGSLAGATLQNKIFAIGGGNGRESFSEVEMLDLDLGRWIMTQSMIEKRFALAAAELNGAIYAVGGSDGQSYLKSAERFDSREHSWTRIQSMNTERAFHALAVMNEKLYVLGGFDGNSMVSSVEIFDPRIGSWMTGEAMNVRRGYSAAAVLKESLYAIGGIIDGDTITDTCILDDRLNGTRRIQDGK, from the exons ATGGGAGCAGGGAGGATCCAAACCTTCAGTCAAAATAATATTGCATTATTCTGTCCAAACCAGGCAGCCAGCAGCACAGACTTTAGAAATATGAGGAAGAATAATCTTGGTGGAGTCATCTTTGGTTGTACAGATAGTACCATTAAAGAATGTCTTTTTAAACAACTCTTTG GCTTACCTGCTTCACACATATCATATGTGAATAATATTGACCCTGGCTTGCCATTATTTCTATTCAACTACAGCGATAGAAAACTCCATGGAATTTTTGAATCCGCTAGCTCAGGGAGGATGAACATTAATCCATATGGATGGACTGCAGATGGTTTGGGAAGAACACTATATCCCGCACAG GTTCAGATCTATCCCCGGCTGCAGTGCCAAGCACTACATGAAGATCAATTTAAACCAATAATCATCGACAATTATTATAGTCAGACCCATTTCTGGTTTGAGCTGGACCATGCTCAAACAAACAAACTGATGTCTTTATTGTCATCGTTAGCGATTGCTCCAAGCACTTCCTTGCCACAGAATGTAGCAAAATGGAGAAATCTGTTTCATGATATGCCCTTGGCTCACAAAGAAGAGAGAAATGAAGTAAACGAGAATGACACGGATATTGGTTTTTATCAATTGTATAAATCAAACGCAGATGTGCTATTGCCTGCTTCAGATGCTGTTCCAAGTTTAAGTTGCGTTGGCCAGCCTTCAGAACCGCAGTTTAAGAAAAGAACTGTGCCTGAGGACAAGAAGGAATATATACTAATGAAACTAAAAGAAATGACCCTTGCACGTGAAAATTTATACTCTTCGCTGAAGCAAAGTGTTGAAGATACTGCTATTGTAAATGATGTGAGCATGGAACAGAGCAGCATTTTAAAAGAACGGGAGATGTCAAGAAAGAAGGCTGTACCTGTTAGCTCATCTTGCTATTCTGATGTCATACATCAG TTGATGAAAAATTTAGAAGAGCTAGAGGCCTTTAAAGGAGGACAAATTCGGAGGACTGAGCAATTGGAGCACAAGTTG GTTGAGGCACAAACAGAAATTCAACAGCTAAAACAGCAGTGTACAACACTGGAATGCAGACTAGATCATTGCATAGAACCTGTTAAGGAAGGAATGGTTGTGTTTCCCACCGAGCCTTGTCTGGATATAGACGAGTTGATATTTCTTGTGGGTGGATACGACGGGAAAACATATTCATCTTCGTTAAATGCTTATTTACCCTCACAAAATAAGATGAAATTTTTGACACCTATGAGCGTTGTCCGTTCACTTGCCTCGGTTGCTATGTTAAGTGGGGAGCTTTATGCGTTTGGTGGTGGAAATGGTTCTGAATGGTACAATACAG CTGAATCATATAATCCAGCTGACAACAAATGGATTCCTCGTCCATCTCTGACTGGACGACCAAAGGGAAGCCTAGCTGGTGCAACTTTACAAAACAAAATTTTTGCAATTGGTGGCGGCAATGGGCGTGAGTCCTTCTCCGAGGTTGAAATGCTAGACTTAGACCTTGGACGCTGGATAATGACACAATCGATGATAGAAAAG CGATTTGCTCTTGCGGCAGCTGAGCTTAATGGGGCTATATACGCTGTTGGTGGATCTGATGGACAGTCTTACTTGAA GTCTGCTGAGAGATTTGACTCTAGGGAACATTCATGGACCAGAATCCAGAGTATGAATACAGAGCGGGCTTTTCATGCTTTAGCTGTCATGAATGAAAAACT GTATGTTCTTGGTGGTTTTGATGGAAATTCAATGGTCTCTAGTGTTGAAATATTTGATCCACGTATTGGATCATGGATGACTGGAGAAGCGATGAATGTTCGCAGGGGATATTCTGCTGCTGCTGTTCTGAAGGAATCTCTGTATGCCATAGGAGGAATTATAGATGGTGATACCATTACAGACACA TGCATACTGGATGACAGGTTGAACGGTACAAGGAGGATTCAGGATGGGAAGTAA
- the LOC141724684 gene encoding uncharacterized protein LOC141724684 isoform X4, which yields MGAGRIQTFSQNNIALFCPNQAASSTDFRNMRKNNLGGVIFGCTDSTIKECLFKQLFGLPASHISYVNNIDPGLPLFLFNYSDRKLHGIFESASSGRMNINPYGWTADGLGRTLYPAQVQIYPRLQCQALHEDQFKPIIIDNYYSQTHFWFELDHAQTNKLMSLLSSLAIAPSTSLPQNVAKWRNLFHDMPLAHKEERNEVNENDTDIGFYQLYKSNADVLLPASDAVPSLSCVGQPSEPQFKKRTVPEDKKEYILMKLKEMTLARENLYSSLKQSVEDTAIVNDVSMEQSSILKEREMSRKKAVPVSSSCYSDVIHQLMKNLEELEAFKGGQIRRTEQLEHKLVEAQTEIQQLKQQCTTLECRLDHCIEPVKEGMVVFPTEPCLDIDELIFLVGGYDGKTYSSSLNAYLPSQNKMKFLTPMSVVRSLASVAMLSGELYAFGGGNGSEWYNTAESYNPADNKWIPRPSLTGRPKGSLAGATLQNKIFAIGGGNGRESFSEVEMLDLDLGRWIMTQSMIEKRFALAAAELNGAIYAVGGSDGQSYLKSAERFDSREHSWTRIQSMNTERAFHALAVMNEKLVEIFDPRIGSWMTGEAMNVRRGYSAAAVLKESLYAIGGIIDGDTITDTVERYKEDSGWEVTHQGSLACRCFASAIVL from the exons ATGGGAGCAGGGAGGATCCAAACCTTCAGTCAAAATAATATTGCATTATTCTGTCCAAACCAGGCAGCCAGCAGCACAGACTTTAGAAATATGAGGAAGAATAATCTTGGTGGAGTCATCTTTGGTTGTACAGATAGTACCATTAAAGAATGTCTTTTTAAACAACTCTTTG GCTTACCTGCTTCACACATATCATATGTGAATAATATTGACCCTGGCTTGCCATTATTTCTATTCAACTACAGCGATAGAAAACTCCATGGAATTTTTGAATCCGCTAGCTCAGGGAGGATGAACATTAATCCATATGGATGGACTGCAGATGGTTTGGGAAGAACACTATATCCCGCACAG GTTCAGATCTATCCCCGGCTGCAGTGCCAAGCACTACATGAAGATCAATTTAAACCAATAATCATCGACAATTATTATAGTCAGACCCATTTCTGGTTTGAGCTGGACCATGCTCAAACAAACAAACTGATGTCTTTATTGTCATCGTTAGCGATTGCTCCAAGCACTTCCTTGCCACAGAATGTAGCAAAATGGAGAAATCTGTTTCATGATATGCCCTTGGCTCACAAAGAAGAGAGAAATGAAGTAAACGAGAATGACACGGATATTGGTTTTTATCAATTGTATAAATCAAACGCAGATGTGCTATTGCCTGCTTCAGATGCTGTTCCAAGTTTAAGTTGCGTTGGCCAGCCTTCAGAACCGCAGTTTAAGAAAAGAACTGTGCCTGAGGACAAGAAGGAATATATACTAATGAAACTAAAAGAAATGACCCTTGCACGTGAAAATTTATACTCTTCGCTGAAGCAAAGTGTTGAAGATACTGCTATTGTAAATGATGTGAGCATGGAACAGAGCAGCATTTTAAAAGAACGGGAGATGTCAAGAAAGAAGGCTGTACCTGTTAGCTCATCTTGCTATTCTGATGTCATACATCAG TTGATGAAAAATTTAGAAGAGCTAGAGGCCTTTAAAGGAGGACAAATTCGGAGGACTGAGCAATTGGAGCACAAGTTG GTTGAGGCACAAACAGAAATTCAACAGCTAAAACAGCAGTGTACAACACTGGAATGCAGACTAGATCATTGCATAGAACCTGTTAAGGAAGGAATGGTTGTGTTTCCCACCGAGCCTTGTCTGGATATAGACGAGTTGATATTTCTTGTGGGTGGATACGACGGGAAAACATATTCATCTTCGTTAAATGCTTATTTACCCTCACAAAATAAGATGAAATTTTTGACACCTATGAGCGTTGTCCGTTCACTTGCCTCGGTTGCTATGTTAAGTGGGGAGCTTTATGCGTTTGGTGGTGGAAATGGTTCTGAATGGTACAATACAG CTGAATCATATAATCCAGCTGACAACAAATGGATTCCTCGTCCATCTCTGACTGGACGACCAAAGGGAAGCCTAGCTGGTGCAACTTTACAAAACAAAATTTTTGCAATTGGTGGCGGCAATGGGCGTGAGTCCTTCTCCGAGGTTGAAATGCTAGACTTAGACCTTGGACGCTGGATAATGACACAATCGATGATAGAAAAG CGATTTGCTCTTGCGGCAGCTGAGCTTAATGGGGCTATATACGCTGTTGGTGGATCTGATGGACAGTCTTACTTGAA GTCTGCTGAGAGATTTGACTCTAGGGAACATTCATGGACCAGAATCCAGAGTATGAATACAGAGCGGGCTTTTCATGCTTTAGCTGTCATGAATGAAAAACT TGTTGAAATATTTGATCCACGTATTGGATCATGGATGACTGGAGAAGCGATGAATGTTCGCAGGGGATATTCTGCTGCTGCTGTTCTGAAGGAATCTCTGTATGCCATAGGAGGAATTATAGATGGTGATACCATTACAGACACA GTTGAACGGTACAAGGAGGATTCAGGATGGGAAGTAACTCATCAGGGATCTCTGGCCTGCAGGTGCTTTGCCTCCGCTATTGTTCTATGA
- the LOC141724684 gene encoding uncharacterized protein LOC141724684 isoform X2 yields the protein MGAGRIQTFSQNNIALFCPNQAASSTDFRNMRKNNLGGVIFGCTDSTIKECLFKQLFGLPASHISYVNNIDPGLPLFLFNYSDRKLHGIFESASSGRMNINPYGWTADGLGRTLYPAQIYPRLQCQALHEDQFKPIIIDNYYSQTHFWFELDHAQTNKLMSLLSSLAIAPSTSLPQNVAKWRNLFHDMPLAHKEERNEVNENDTDIGFYQLYKSNADVLLPASDAVPSLSCVGQPSEPQFKKRTVPEDKKEYILMKLKEMTLARENLYSSLKQSVEDTAIVNDVSMEQSSILKEREMSRKKAVPVSSSCYSDVIHQLMKNLEELEAFKGGQIRRTEQLEHKLVEAQTEIQQLKQQCTTLECRLDHCIEPVKEGMVVFPTEPCLDIDELIFLVGGYDGKTYSSSLNAYLPSQNKMKFLTPMSVVRSLASVAMLSGELYAFGGGNGSEWYNTAESYNPADNKWIPRPSLTGRPKGSLAGATLQNKIFAIGGGNGRESFSEVEMLDLDLGRWIMTQSMIEKRFALAAAELNGAIYAVGGSDGQSYLKSAERFDSREHSWTRIQSMNTERAFHALAVMNEKLYVLGGFDGNSMVSSVEIFDPRIGSWMTGEAMNVRRGYSAAAVLKESLYAIGGIIDGDTITDTVERYKEDSGWEVTHQGSLACRCFASAIVL from the exons ATGGGAGCAGGGAGGATCCAAACCTTCAGTCAAAATAATATTGCATTATTCTGTCCAAACCAGGCAGCCAGCAGCACAGACTTTAGAAATATGAGGAAGAATAATCTTGGTGGAGTCATCTTTGGTTGTACAGATAGTACCATTAAAGAATGTCTTTTTAAACAACTCTTTG GCTTACCTGCTTCACACATATCATATGTGAATAATATTGACCCTGGCTTGCCATTATTTCTATTCAACTACAGCGATAGAAAACTCCATGGAATTTTTGAATCCGCTAGCTCAGGGAGGATGAACATTAATCCATATGGATGGACTGCAGATGGTTTGGGAAGAACACTATATCCCGCACAG ATCTATCCCCGGCTGCAGTGCCAAGCACTACATGAAGATCAATTTAAACCAATAATCATCGACAATTATTATAGTCAGACCCATTTCTGGTTTGAGCTGGACCATGCTCAAACAAACAAACTGATGTCTTTATTGTCATCGTTAGCGATTGCTCCAAGCACTTCCTTGCCACAGAATGTAGCAAAATGGAGAAATCTGTTTCATGATATGCCCTTGGCTCACAAAGAAGAGAGAAATGAAGTAAACGAGAATGACACGGATATTGGTTTTTATCAATTGTATAAATCAAACGCAGATGTGCTATTGCCTGCTTCAGATGCTGTTCCAAGTTTAAGTTGCGTTGGCCAGCCTTCAGAACCGCAGTTTAAGAAAAGAACTGTGCCTGAGGACAAGAAGGAATATATACTAATGAAACTAAAAGAAATGACCCTTGCACGTGAAAATTTATACTCTTCGCTGAAGCAAAGTGTTGAAGATACTGCTATTGTAAATGATGTGAGCATGGAACAGAGCAGCATTTTAAAAGAACGGGAGATGTCAAGAAAGAAGGCTGTACCTGTTAGCTCATCTTGCTATTCTGATGTCATACATCAG TTGATGAAAAATTTAGAAGAGCTAGAGGCCTTTAAAGGAGGACAAATTCGGAGGACTGAGCAATTGGAGCACAAGTTG GTTGAGGCACAAACAGAAATTCAACAGCTAAAACAGCAGTGTACAACACTGGAATGCAGACTAGATCATTGCATAGAACCTGTTAAGGAAGGAATGGTTGTGTTTCCCACCGAGCCTTGTCTGGATATAGACGAGTTGATATTTCTTGTGGGTGGATACGACGGGAAAACATATTCATCTTCGTTAAATGCTTATTTACCCTCACAAAATAAGATGAAATTTTTGACACCTATGAGCGTTGTCCGTTCACTTGCCTCGGTTGCTATGTTAAGTGGGGAGCTTTATGCGTTTGGTGGTGGAAATGGTTCTGAATGGTACAATACAG CTGAATCATATAATCCAGCTGACAACAAATGGATTCCTCGTCCATCTCTGACTGGACGACCAAAGGGAAGCCTAGCTGGTGCAACTTTACAAAACAAAATTTTTGCAATTGGTGGCGGCAATGGGCGTGAGTCCTTCTCCGAGGTTGAAATGCTAGACTTAGACCTTGGACGCTGGATAATGACACAATCGATGATAGAAAAG CGATTTGCTCTTGCGGCAGCTGAGCTTAATGGGGCTATATACGCTGTTGGTGGATCTGATGGACAGTCTTACTTGAA GTCTGCTGAGAGATTTGACTCTAGGGAACATTCATGGACCAGAATCCAGAGTATGAATACAGAGCGGGCTTTTCATGCTTTAGCTGTCATGAATGAAAAACT GTATGTTCTTGGTGGTTTTGATGGAAATTCAATGGTCTCTAGTGTTGAAATATTTGATCCACGTATTGGATCATGGATGACTGGAGAAGCGATGAATGTTCGCAGGGGATATTCTGCTGCTGCTGTTCTGAAGGAATCTCTGTATGCCATAGGAGGAATTATAGATGGTGATACCATTACAGACACA GTTGAACGGTACAAGGAGGATTCAGGATGGGAAGTAACTCATCAGGGATCTCTGGCCTGCAGGTGCTTTGCCTCCGCTATTGTTCTATGA
- the LOC141724684 gene encoding uncharacterized protein LOC141724684 isoform X1, with protein MGAGRIQTFSQNNIALFCPNQAASSTDFRNMRKNNLGGVIFGCTDSTIKECLFKQLFGLPASHISYVNNIDPGLPLFLFNYSDRKLHGIFESASSGRMNINPYGWTADGLGRTLYPAQVQIYPRLQCQALHEDQFKPIIIDNYYSQTHFWFELDHAQTNKLMSLLSSLAIAPSTSLPQNVAKWRNLFHDMPLAHKEERNEVNENDTDIGFYQLYKSNADVLLPASDAVPSLSCVGQPSEPQFKKRTVPEDKKEYILMKLKEMTLARENLYSSLKQSVEDTAIVNDVSMEQSSILKEREMSRKKAVPVSSSCYSDVIHQLMKNLEELEAFKGGQIRRTEQLEHKLVEAQTEIQQLKQQCTTLECRLDHCIEPVKEGMVVFPTEPCLDIDELIFLVGGYDGKTYSSSLNAYLPSQNKMKFLTPMSVVRSLASVAMLSGELYAFGGGNGSEWYNTAESYNPADNKWIPRPSLTGRPKGSLAGATLQNKIFAIGGGNGRESFSEVEMLDLDLGRWIMTQSMIEKRFALAAAELNGAIYAVGGSDGQSYLKSAERFDSREHSWTRIQSMNTERAFHALAVMNEKLYVLGGFDGNSMVSSVEIFDPRIGSWMTGEAMNVRRGYSAAAVLKESLYAIGGIIDGDTITDTVERYKEDSGWEVTHQGSLACRCFASAIVL; from the exons ATGGGAGCAGGGAGGATCCAAACCTTCAGTCAAAATAATATTGCATTATTCTGTCCAAACCAGGCAGCCAGCAGCACAGACTTTAGAAATATGAGGAAGAATAATCTTGGTGGAGTCATCTTTGGTTGTACAGATAGTACCATTAAAGAATGTCTTTTTAAACAACTCTTTG GCTTACCTGCTTCACACATATCATATGTGAATAATATTGACCCTGGCTTGCCATTATTTCTATTCAACTACAGCGATAGAAAACTCCATGGAATTTTTGAATCCGCTAGCTCAGGGAGGATGAACATTAATCCATATGGATGGACTGCAGATGGTTTGGGAAGAACACTATATCCCGCACAG GTTCAGATCTATCCCCGGCTGCAGTGCCAAGCACTACATGAAGATCAATTTAAACCAATAATCATCGACAATTATTATAGTCAGACCCATTTCTGGTTTGAGCTGGACCATGCTCAAACAAACAAACTGATGTCTTTATTGTCATCGTTAGCGATTGCTCCAAGCACTTCCTTGCCACAGAATGTAGCAAAATGGAGAAATCTGTTTCATGATATGCCCTTGGCTCACAAAGAAGAGAGAAATGAAGTAAACGAGAATGACACGGATATTGGTTTTTATCAATTGTATAAATCAAACGCAGATGTGCTATTGCCTGCTTCAGATGCTGTTCCAAGTTTAAGTTGCGTTGGCCAGCCTTCAGAACCGCAGTTTAAGAAAAGAACTGTGCCTGAGGACAAGAAGGAATATATACTAATGAAACTAAAAGAAATGACCCTTGCACGTGAAAATTTATACTCTTCGCTGAAGCAAAGTGTTGAAGATACTGCTATTGTAAATGATGTGAGCATGGAACAGAGCAGCATTTTAAAAGAACGGGAGATGTCAAGAAAGAAGGCTGTACCTGTTAGCTCATCTTGCTATTCTGATGTCATACATCAG TTGATGAAAAATTTAGAAGAGCTAGAGGCCTTTAAAGGAGGACAAATTCGGAGGACTGAGCAATTGGAGCACAAGTTG GTTGAGGCACAAACAGAAATTCAACAGCTAAAACAGCAGTGTACAACACTGGAATGCAGACTAGATCATTGCATAGAACCTGTTAAGGAAGGAATGGTTGTGTTTCCCACCGAGCCTTGTCTGGATATAGACGAGTTGATATTTCTTGTGGGTGGATACGACGGGAAAACATATTCATCTTCGTTAAATGCTTATTTACCCTCACAAAATAAGATGAAATTTTTGACACCTATGAGCGTTGTCCGTTCACTTGCCTCGGTTGCTATGTTAAGTGGGGAGCTTTATGCGTTTGGTGGTGGAAATGGTTCTGAATGGTACAATACAG CTGAATCATATAATCCAGCTGACAACAAATGGATTCCTCGTCCATCTCTGACTGGACGACCAAAGGGAAGCCTAGCTGGTGCAACTTTACAAAACAAAATTTTTGCAATTGGTGGCGGCAATGGGCGTGAGTCCTTCTCCGAGGTTGAAATGCTAGACTTAGACCTTGGACGCTGGATAATGACACAATCGATGATAGAAAAG CGATTTGCTCTTGCGGCAGCTGAGCTTAATGGGGCTATATACGCTGTTGGTGGATCTGATGGACAGTCTTACTTGAA GTCTGCTGAGAGATTTGACTCTAGGGAACATTCATGGACCAGAATCCAGAGTATGAATACAGAGCGGGCTTTTCATGCTTTAGCTGTCATGAATGAAAAACT GTATGTTCTTGGTGGTTTTGATGGAAATTCAATGGTCTCTAGTGTTGAAATATTTGATCCACGTATTGGATCATGGATGACTGGAGAAGCGATGAATGTTCGCAGGGGATATTCTGCTGCTGCTGTTCTGAAGGAATCTCTGTATGCCATAGGAGGAATTATAGATGGTGATACCATTACAGACACA GTTGAACGGTACAAGGAGGATTCAGGATGGGAAGTAACTCATCAGGGATCTCTGGCCTGCAGGTGCTTTGCCTCCGCTATTGTTCTATGA